One segment of Proteus appendicitidis DNA contains the following:
- a CDS encoding 4Fe-4S dicluster domain-containing protein: MNSQIVIDSKKCIGCKTCEVVCSVGHTSEKDGNDFLNKKNFHPRIRIIKLMHQFTASVCHQCEDAPCAQACQTKALVRGENFVETHPENCIGCRACLLACPFGAIELEKKAHSVPTSCLDLGQQFHIDIVKCDLCNHREQGPACVEFCPQNALIFVSDNELSQLTAERRKNSILRELPTISY; this comes from the coding sequence ATGAATAGCCAAATTGTTATTGACTCTAAAAAATGTATTGGCTGTAAGACATGTGAGGTTGTTTGTTCAGTCGGTCATACATCAGAAAAAGATGGGAATGATTTTCTCAATAAAAAGAATTTTCATCCGAGGATCCGCATTATTAAATTAATGCATCAATTTACAGCTTCTGTTTGCCATCAATGTGAAGATGCTCCCTGCGCCCAAGCTTGCCAGACAAAAGCATTAGTGCGTGGTGAAAATTTTGTCGAAACTCATCCTGAAAATTGCATTGGATGCAGAGCTTGTCTTTTAGCTTGTCCCTTTGGCGCTATTGAACTTGAGAAAAAGGCGCATTCCGTACCTACTTCTTGTTTAGATCTTGGTCAGCAGTTTCACATTGATATCGTTAAATGTGATTTATGCAATCATAGAGAACAAGGACCTGCTTGTGTTGAATTTTGTCCTCAAAATGCCTTAATTTTTGTCTCTGATAATGAATTGTCACAATTGACCGCTGAACGTAGAAAAAATTCTATTTTACGTGAACTACCAACAATATCTTATTAA
- the leuE gene encoding leucine efflux protein LeuE, whose product MFFIILVPGPNTLYVLKTSASGGVRDGYRAAFGVFLGDAILIFLAFIGVASVIKASPVLFTIVRFLGAFYLLYLGIKIIHATFFSKKVHSEQTTTVQKHVFRKALTLSLTNPKAILFYISFFVQFIDFNYAHTGLSYLILASMLEAFSFIYLSFLIFGGVALARFFGSRKNIAKLGNGVIGLFFMGFATKLATLSS is encoded by the coding sequence ATGTTTTTTATTATCCTTGTTCCAGGTCCGAATACGCTCTATGTGCTAAAAACAAGTGCATCTGGTGGTGTTCGCGATGGGTATCGTGCTGCATTTGGTGTGTTCTTAGGTGATGCTATTTTAATTTTTCTCGCCTTTATTGGGGTTGCATCTGTTATCAAAGCCTCTCCTGTACTCTTTACTATTGTTCGTTTTTTAGGTGCTTTTTATCTTCTCTATTTGGGAATAAAAATTATCCACGCAACTTTTTTCTCCAAAAAAGTACATTCAGAACAAACAACAACGGTACAGAAACACGTTTTTAGAAAAGCACTTACATTAAGTCTAACCAATCCTAAAGCGATTTTATTTTATATTTCATTTTTTGTTCAATTTATTGATTTTAATTATGCACATACTGGATTATCTTATTTAATCCTCGCTTCCATGCTTGAAGCATTTAGTTTTATCTATCTCTCTTTTCTAATATTTGGTGGCGTAGCCCTTGCTCGTTTCTTTGGCTCCCGTAAAAATATCGCTAAATTAGGTAATGGTGTTATCGGGCTTTTCTTTATGGGATTCGCGACTAAATTAGCCACATTATCATCATAA
- a CDS encoding putative quinol monooxygenase: MLKVIAEDFIKTEAIDTVLPLYRELVEATKKEPLCISYNLYVDEKDPGHFVFVEQWPDHAALDVHCASEHFQRLVPMINAYKKAEPKFLLMADAFDEKQE; encoded by the coding sequence ATGTTAAAAGTGATTGCCGAAGATTTTATTAAAACAGAAGCGATAGATACTGTTTTACCTCTTTATCGCGAACTTGTTGAAGCGACTAAGAAAGAGCCTCTGTGTATTAGCTATAATTTATATGTTGATGAAAAAGATCCAGGTCACTTTGTCTTTGTCGAACAATGGCCTGATCATGCTGCGCTTGATGTGCATTGTGCTAGTGAACATTTTCAGCGATTAGTCCCGATGATTAATGCATATAAAAAAGCAGAGCCTAAATTTTTACTTATGGCAGATGCTTTTGATGAAAAACAAGAGTAA
- a CDS encoding Ail/Lom family outer membrane beta-barrel protein, with product MKNKLFISITAILSSMMTFNASATLKNTLSLGYAQSQIKVDSDKVDEDPKGFNIKYDRKIDNGLGIIGSFSYNNKRYNCYDKNDKSTGHADVNYYLFSGGPSYRFNEYINAYGLIGTSVFNVNYKIPDTEQHESKVSISYGLGLQINPIPNVAIDASYEYSKLDDMKFGTWVLGVGYRF from the coding sequence ATGAAAAATAAATTGTTTATTTCAATCACAGCTATTCTATCATCAATGATGACATTTAATGCATCCGCTACATTAAAAAACACATTGTCTCTAGGCTATGCACAAAGCCAGATAAAAGTAGATAGCGATAAGGTAGATGAAGATCCTAAAGGATTTAATATTAAGTATGATCGTAAGATAGATAATGGTTTGGGGATTATAGGCTCGTTTTCTTATAATAATAAAAGATATAATTGCTATGATAAGAATGATAAAAGTACAGGGCATGCTGATGTAAATTATTATTTATTTTCAGGCGGACCAAGTTATCGTTTTAATGAATATATTAATGCCTATGGTTTAATCGGTACCAGTGTTTTTAATGTTAATTATAAAATTCCTGATACTGAACAGCATGAAAGCAAAGTATCTATAAGTTATGGATTAGGTTTGCAAATTAATCCAATCCCAAACGTAGCAATTGATGCATCTTATGAATACTCAAAATTAGATGATATGAAATTTGGTACTTGGGTATTAGGTGTGGGTTACCGTTTCTAA
- a CDS encoding GNAT family N-acetyltransferase, giving the protein MLTIIKAEPSHYDEMIAVWESSVRATHAFLSEDIILSLKKDIVEQYFPMLNTYIAIDNNNVIHGILGTAENKLEMLFVDANSRGYGCGKLLTTFAINTLHIDELDVNEQNPQAIGFYLHIGFEQIGRSELDGQGNPFPLLHLRLNKSKYKY; this is encoded by the coding sequence ATGTTAACTATAATAAAAGCAGAACCTTCACACTATGATGAAATGATTGCAGTTTGGGAGTCTTCAGTTAGAGCAACGCATGCCTTTCTATCAGAAGATATCATCTTATCGCTTAAAAAGGATATTGTAGAACAGTATTTCCCTATGCTTAATACTTATATTGCGATAGACAATAATAATGTTATTCATGGGATTTTAGGCACAGCAGAAAATAAGTTAGAAATGCTTTTTGTCGATGCGAATTCTAGAGGGTATGGCTGTGGTAAATTACTTACAACTTTTGCGATAAATACACTGCATATTGATGAATTAGATGTAAATGAGCAAAATCCTCAAGCAATTGGCTTTTATCTTCATATTGGATTTGAGCAAATAGGGCGTTCAGAATTAGATGGGCAAGGTAATCCTTTTCCACTGTTACATTTAAGATTAAATAAAAGTAAGTACAAATACTAA
- a CDS encoding HI1450 family dsDNA-mimic protein — translation MTMNEPTLISEDDALEQAYDLFLAQAADNLDVADQLLFNLQFEERGAAEVVPLGNDWQFIVGQPVTPARFSEVIIGLAPDDDSDIDDIFGRVLISRDPLQPMFHIIWKS, via the coding sequence ATTACCATGAATGAACCAACTTTAATCAGTGAAGACGATGCTCTAGAACAAGCTTATGATCTATTTTTAGCCCAAGCAGCTGATAATTTAGATGTTGCAGACCAATTATTGTTTAACCTGCAATTTGAAGAAAGGGGCGCAGCGGAAGTGGTTCCATTAGGTAATGATTGGCAATTTATTGTTGGCCAGCCTGTCACACCAGCCCGTTTTAGCGAAGTAATTATTGGTCTTGCTCCAGACGATGATTCCGATATTGATGATATTTTTGGTCGAGTCCTAATTAGTCGCGATCCACTACAGCCTATGTTCCATATTATTTGGAAATCATAA
- the cls gene encoding cardiolipin synthase — protein sequence MTTFYTVLSWLTFFFYWLLIAGVTFRVLMHRRPVTSTMTWLLIIYILPLVGVIAYFAFGELHLGKRRVEHAKQMWPSVVAWLEELRKCKHIFATSTSDIATPLFQLTAKRQGIKGVKGNKIELLTTCEDSLNSITRDINNARDNIEMVFYIWQSGGLVDEVTDALIRAAKRGVKCRVMVDSAGSWNFFRTNGPKVMRAAGIEFVESLHVNLFRFFLRRMDLRQHRKIVLIDNYISYTGSMNMVDPRYFKQDSGVGQWIDIMVRMEGPVSTTLGMIYAFDWEMETGERHLPPPPDDNIMPCEQESGHTTQVIASGPGFPDELIQQSLITAIYSARKELVLTTPYFVPSDDLAHAISTAAMRGVNVSIIVPRSNDSFLVRWASRSFFTEMLESGVKIFQFEDGLLHTKSVMVDGQLSMVGSVNLDMRSLWLNFEITVVIDDEGFGSDLSIVQYDYIARSTELTIDEWEKRPFFNRVLERICYFFSPLL from the coding sequence ATGACAACATTTTATACTGTATTAAGTTGGCTAACCTTTTTCTTCTATTGGCTATTAATTGCGGGGGTCACATTTCGTGTCCTAATGCATCGACGACCCGTTACATCAACAATGACATGGTTATTGATCATCTATATTCTGCCATTAGTTGGGGTTATTGCGTATTTTGCTTTTGGTGAATTACACCTAGGGAAACGACGCGTTGAACATGCTAAACAGATGTGGCCTTCTGTTGTTGCGTGGCTCGAAGAATTGAGGAAATGTAAACATATCTTTGCTACAAGTACGAGTGATATTGCTACTCCTCTTTTCCAGTTAACCGCTAAACGCCAAGGTATTAAAGGTGTTAAAGGTAACAAAATTGAACTTTTAACCACCTGTGAAGATTCACTAAATTCAATTACACGCGATATTAATAATGCGCGTGATAATATTGAAATGGTCTTCTATATTTGGCAATCAGGTGGTTTAGTCGATGAAGTAACCGACGCCTTAATCAGAGCCGCTAAACGCGGTGTAAAATGTCGAGTCATGGTTGACTCTGCGGGTAGTTGGAATTTCTTCCGTACTAATGGCCCAAAGGTAATGAGAGCTGCAGGTATTGAATTTGTTGAATCACTGCATGTTAACTTATTCCGTTTCTTCTTACGCCGCATGGATTTACGCCAACATCGAAAAATCGTATTGATCGACAATTATATTTCCTACACAGGAAGCATGAATATGGTCGATCCTCGTTATTTCAAGCAAGATTCCGGTGTTGGTCAATGGATTGATATTATGGTAAGAATGGAAGGTCCTGTATCAACTACATTAGGTATGATTTATGCCTTTGACTGGGAAATGGAAACAGGTGAACGTCATTTACCCCCTCCACCTGATGATAATATTATGCCTTGTGAACAAGAAAGCGGTCATACAACACAAGTCATCGCCTCAGGTCCTGGATTTCCTGATGAGCTAATCCAGCAGTCACTTATTACAGCCATTTACTCTGCAAGAAAAGAATTGGTACTGACAACGCCTTATTTTGTGCCTAGCGATGATCTTGCCCATGCAATCTCAACCGCTGCAATGCGAGGTGTTAATGTAAGTATTATTGTTCCTCGCAGTAATGACTCTTTCTTGGTACGTTGGGCAAGCCGTTCATTCTTTACAGAAATGCTCGAATCTGGTGTAAAAATATTCCAATTTGAAGATGGTTTATTACACACTAAAAGCGTGATGGTTGATGGACAACTCAGTATGGTAGGTTCAGTTAACCTTGATATGCGTAGTTTATGGTTAAACTTTGAAATTACAGTTGTCATTGATGATGAAGGTTTTGGTAGTGACTTAAGCATTGTTCAATATGATTATATTGCCCGCTCAACAGAGCTAACCATCGATGAATGGGAAAAACGACCATTCTTCAATCGTGTATTAGAGCGTATCTGCTATTTCTTTAGCCCTCTGTTATAA
- a CDS encoding YciY family protein — protein MRHSRTEVARWRMMRQAIRKRRRWLEGQSRRNFRIYKLRKLDTSRKHRALLFVQHIEWNS, from the coding sequence ATGAGACACAGTAGGACTGAAGTAGCTCGTTGGCGGATGATGAGACAAGCTATACGTAAACGACGTCGATGGTTAGAAGGGCAATCTCGTCGTAATTTCCGAATTTATAAACTGCGTAAACTTGATACTTCTAGAAAACATAGAGCACTTTTATTTGTACAACACATAGAATGGAACTCATAA
- the tonB gene encoding TonB system transport protein TonB, which yields MRWKLWVFISLCLHASLVAAAMLYVVEDKPVTPEPISIQMLAFAADEPAGEPEPVVEEVTPPEPEPVVEPEPEPEPIPDVKPIIEKPIEKKPEPKPKPKPKPVDKPKPPVERPQPLVVNKGNDLKNLNPTAKPSDKGDEKPVAVASSGEGRVPNVLRQGLPEYPPRAKAVGIEGSIKVRFDVDADGRVDNVEILSADPKNVFERDVKRAMRQWRYEKIPYKGKVILIEFKMTGISAS from the coding sequence ATGCGTTGGAAGCTTTGGGTATTCATATCGCTTTGTCTACATGCCTCACTTGTTGCGGCTGCGATGTTATATGTTGTAGAAGATAAGCCAGTTACACCGGAGCCTATCTCTATACAGATGTTGGCATTTGCAGCAGACGAGCCTGCAGGTGAACCAGAACCAGTGGTTGAAGAAGTTACTCCTCCAGAACCGGAACCGGTTGTTGAGCCAGAACCCGAGCCAGAACCTATTCCTGATGTAAAACCTATTATCGAAAAACCAATAGAGAAAAAACCAGAACCAAAACCTAAGCCTAAGCCAAAACCAGTGGACAAACCGAAACCGCCTGTTGAGCGACCACAACCTTTAGTTGTTAATAAAGGTAATGATCTCAAAAATCTTAACCCGACAGCTAAGCCAAGTGATAAAGGCGATGAAAAACCAGTTGCAGTGGCAAGCAGTGGTGAAGGCAGAGTACCAAATGTATTACGCCAAGGTTTACCTGAATATCCTCCGCGAGCAAAAGCTGTGGGTATTGAAGGGTCTATAAAAGTTCGTTTTGATGTTGATGCTGATGGACGCGTAGATAATGTAGAAATACTTTCTGCTGATCCTAAGAATGTATTTGAGAGAGATGTTAAAAGAGCGATGCGCCAATGGCGTTATGAAAAAATTCCTTATAAAGGAAAAGTGATCCTCATTGAGTTCAAAATGACAGGGATATCAGCAAGCTAA
- the yciA gene encoding acyl-CoA thioester hydrolase YciA, whose translation MTEQQSLPNGELVLRTLAMPADTNANGDIFGGWLMSQMDIGGAILAKEIALGRVVTVSVTGITFLKPVAVGDVVCCYARCLKTGNSSITVNIEVWVKKVATEPVGQRYRATEAVFTYVAVGENNSARRLPEGKAHFTLTSTME comes from the coding sequence ATGACTGAACAACAATCTTTGCCTAATGGTGAGCTAGTTTTACGTACCCTTGCCATGCCTGCTGATACTAACGCCAATGGTGATATTTTCGGTGGCTGGTTAATGTCTCAAATGGACATCGGTGGTGCAATTTTAGCAAAAGAAATTGCGTTAGGTCGTGTCGTTACTGTAAGTGTAACAGGCATTACCTTTCTTAAACCTGTTGCTGTTGGCGATGTCGTTTGTTGCTATGCGCGTTGCTTAAAAACAGGTAACTCTTCAATTACTGTCAATATTGAAGTATGGGTTAAAAAAGTCGCCACAGAACCTGTTGGCCAACGCTATCGTGCAACAGAGGCGGTGTTTACCTACGTTGCCGTTGGCGAGAACAATTCAGCTCGTCGCTTACCTGAAGGTAAAGCTCACTTCACGCTAACAAGTACCATGGAATAA
- a CDS encoding SulP family inorganic anion transporter has protein sequence MNGKRIIKWMPGLGLLFNYKREYFGYDLKAGLSVAAVALPVAIAYTELLGINAIVGLYACILPMIIYALFGTSRQLITGPDAATCAVIAAVVIPLSAGDENTRWQLAIIMTAMTGFWCILASHFRLGAFTDFLSRPILQGLLNGVAITIMVGQLSKVFGFDTSPDHLIEKLIEVPFRLMDAHLPTLLMSAITLALLLGIRYFRSRWPAPLIAMVVMTYLSWQFDLASYGIAIVNKEAGNVDLFLPVVSMSGFHPSVLRELLVPSINLAVISFVSFMMTARSFASKNGYDVDADQELKALGIANIASALSQGFAVSAASSRTAVNDSVGGKTQLVSIIAALVILLVLLFMTDFLAYIPLSSLGIVLIVSSWSLLSIRHIWSYRKRNKQAFTLASFTLLAVLLAGLINGIGFAVLLGLLQFLRIVFRPSDQLLGVDEQGMVHSMNKDNGIEPIDGLMMYRFNSPLTYFNVGYFKKRVLQLVDSAPQRPAWLAVDAAVSFTYDDVSVFAAIDELIRELRIKGVKLVLAGRRTELNRWIERNRISLNEDDLIIAPDLYFVIRLYQSRQQIKEKQKEARKEALKQDAENNDENTLDVPTMSHTSTL, from the coding sequence ATGAACGGAAAAAGAATAATAAAATGGATGCCAGGATTAGGCTTATTATTTAACTATAAGCGTGAATATTTTGGCTATGACTTAAAAGCAGGGCTTTCAGTGGCTGCTGTCGCACTACCAGTTGCCATTGCGTATACCGAATTATTAGGCATTAATGCTATTGTTGGATTATATGCTTGTATTTTACCCATGATTATTTATGCATTATTTGGTACTTCTCGACAATTAATTACAGGGCCTGATGCAGCAACGTGTGCCGTTATTGCGGCGGTAGTTATTCCATTATCTGCTGGTGATGAAAATACACGATGGCAACTTGCAATTATCATGACGGCAATGACGGGTTTTTGGTGTATTTTAGCCAGTCATTTTCGGTTAGGGGCTTTTACTGATTTTCTGTCTCGTCCTATTCTTCAAGGTTTATTAAATGGTGTGGCGATCACCATTATGGTTGGGCAACTTAGTAAAGTATTTGGTTTTGATACTTCCCCAGACCACTTAATTGAAAAACTCATTGAAGTTCCATTTCGATTAATGGATGCACATTTACCTACGCTATTGATGTCAGCGATAACACTCGCCTTATTATTGGGTATTCGCTATTTTCGGAGCCGATGGCCAGCGCCATTAATTGCCATGGTTGTGATGACTTATCTGAGTTGGCAATTTGATTTAGCAAGCTATGGTATTGCTATTGTGAATAAAGAGGCAGGAAATGTTGACCTATTTTTACCAGTCGTCTCGATGAGTGGATTTCACCCCAGTGTATTACGCGAATTATTAGTTCCATCCATAAACTTAGCGGTAATTAGCTTTGTGAGCTTTATGATGACCGCACGTAGTTTTGCCAGTAAAAATGGTTATGACGTCGATGCAGACCAAGAATTAAAAGCATTAGGTATTGCCAATATTGCGTCGGCTCTTTCTCAAGGATTTGCTGTCAGTGCGGCAAGTAGCCGTACTGCAGTCAATGATTCAGTTGGTGGCAAAACGCAGTTAGTATCTATTATTGCCGCACTGGTGATCTTACTAGTGCTATTATTTATGACCGATTTTCTCGCCTATATTCCATTATCTTCACTCGGCATTGTGTTGATCGTCTCTTCATGGTCATTGCTGAGTATTCGTCATATTTGGTCTTATCGTAAACGTAATAAACAAGCATTCACATTGGCATCTTTTACCTTATTAGCGGTGTTATTAGCAGGGTTAATCAATGGTATTGGCTTTGCGGTTTTATTAGGTTTATTACAATTTTTACGTATTGTCTTTCGACCTAGCGATCAATTATTGGGTGTTGATGAACAAGGAATGGTTCATTCAATGAATAAGGATAATGGCATAGAGCCTATTGATGGTTTAATGATGTACCGTTTTAATTCACCCCTGACATATTTTAATGTGGGTTATTTTAAAAAACGAGTACTACAACTGGTTGATAGCGCACCTCAAAGACCCGCATGGTTAGCGGTAGATGCTGCTGTAAGCTTTACTTATGACGATGTTAGCGTATTTGCTGCTATTGATGAATTAATACGAGAGTTACGAATAAAAGGCGTTAAATTGGTTTTGGCAGGGCGTAGAACCGAGTTAAATCGCTGGATTGAACGCAATAGAATTTCACTTAATGAAGATGACCTGATTATTGCCCCCGATCTTTATTTTGTGATCCGACTGTATCAAAGCCGACAGCAGATCAAAGAAAAACAGAAAGAGGCAAGGAAAGAGGCGCTAAAACAAGACGCTGAAAATAATGATGAGAATACATTAGATGTGCCAACAATGAGCCATACATCTACTCTCTAA
- a CDS encoding YciC family protein — translation MPTTARTIYRDSLNFYKNERRSIVTLSAILAIILAFIHVFIGPNPQEYQLMIEFVANFKNTQLSSASPAELEAMSNSVVGIAKKVLSLYAFETLQQSILVLTLLMFAMAISTGHNVTLGQTFNAALPRLPKMFLLIVLCSILISAGFMVMIIPGIILLIGFALAPVVLVRQQNMGSAIRLGWKVGFSESAALIPALGIWILLQFGIGFVSNLTIQLPDVIHNFLFYFLKNMASAWMIIYLFRLFMLVENKYTTQQR, via the coding sequence ATGCCTACCACGGCACGCACAATCTACCGAGACAGTCTTAATTTTTATAAGAATGAACGACGTAGCATTGTTACTCTTTCCGCTATTCTTGCCATTATTTTAGCGTTCATTCATGTCTTCATTGGTCCTAATCCTCAAGAGTACCAATTGATGATTGAATTTGTGGCTAATTTTAAAAATACACAGCTTTCTTCTGCTTCTCCTGCTGAGTTAGAAGCAATGTCAAACAGTGTCGTGGGTATTGCCAAAAAAGTGTTATCACTGTATGCATTTGAAACATTACAGCAAAGCATCTTGGTTCTAACCTTATTGATGTTCGCCATGGCAATTTCCACAGGTCATAACGTCACCTTAGGTCAAACATTTAATGCAGCCCTACCTCGCTTACCTAAAATGTTCCTATTGATTGTACTGTGCTCTATTTTGATTAGCGCGGGTTTTATGGTGATGATTATTCCTGGCATCATTTTATTAATTGGTTTTGCATTAGCCCCCGTTGTTTTAGTACGTCAACAAAATATGGGAAGTGCAATACGTTTGGGCTGGAAAGTTGGGTTTAGTGAGTCGGCTGCGCTGATCCCTGCTTTAGGTATTTGGATCTTATTGCAATTCGGCATTGGTTTTGTGAGTAATCTTACAATTCAACTACCTGATGTTATCCATAACTTCTTATTCTACTTCCTAAAAAATATGGCTTCGGCTTGGATGATTATTTATCTGTTCCGTTTGTTTATGTTGGTTGAAAACAAATACACAACGCAACAGCGCTAA
- the ompW gene encoding outer membrane protein OmpW, with product MKKLSALILAAATLAPSISFAHQAGDFLFRAGTATVRPNAGSDDVLGIGHFEANNNTQLGLTFGYMITDNIGVELLAATPFEHKVSLTNFGEIATVKHLPPTLMAQYYFGNGEDKLRPYLGAGLNFTTFFDEKFNSAGKNAGLSDLDLKDSWGFAAQAGLDYNLDKNWMLNASVWWMNIETDVKFKAGEDRQSISTRLDPFVFMFGVGYRF from the coding sequence ATGAAAAAACTTTCTGCGCTTATTTTAGCGGCTGCAACTCTTGCGCCTTCTATTTCTTTTGCTCACCAAGCAGGTGATTTCTTATTCCGTGCAGGTACTGCAACAGTTCGTCCTAATGCGGGTTCTGATGATGTATTAGGTATTGGGCATTTTGAAGCTAATAATAATACCCAATTAGGTTTAACTTTCGGGTATATGATCACTGATAATATCGGTGTTGAGTTATTAGCAGCTACTCCTTTTGAGCACAAAGTATCATTAACAAACTTTGGTGAAATTGCGACTGTTAAACATTTACCACCAACATTAATGGCACAATATTACTTCGGTAATGGCGAAGATAAACTACGTCCTTATTTAGGTGCAGGTCTTAATTTTACCACTTTCTTTGATGAGAAATTCAATTCAGCGGGTAAAAATGCCGGCTTATCTGACTTAGATCTCAAGGATTCATGGGGCTTTGCAGCACAAGCAGGTTTAGATTATAACCTCGATAAAAACTGGATGCTGAATGCGTCTGTTTGGTGGATGAACATCGAAACGGATGTTAAATTTAAAGCGGGTGAAGATAGACAATCAATTAGCACACGTTTAGACCCATTTGTATTTATGTTTGGTGTGGGTTACCGTTTCTAA
- a CDS encoding BON domain-containing protein, with translation MKLWAKISAVMAALLMAFTLSACSPTATSEGTGGYFDDSVITTKVKTALVGEKNLNSTQISVETFKGKVQLSGFVSSQADANRAIETTRKVTGVKGVINSMVIR, from the coding sequence ATGAAACTATGGGCAAAAATCTCTGCCGTTATGGCAGCATTGCTGATGGCATTTACCTTATCTGCATGTTCACCTACTGCAACATCAGAGGGCACTGGGGGTTATTTTGATGACTCAGTGATCACCACTAAAGTAAAAACTGCATTAGTCGGTGAAAAAAATCTTAACTCAACACAAATTAGCGTGGAAACATTTAAAGGCAAAGTTCAACTAAGTGGTTTTGTCTCTTCTCAAGCGGATGCTAATCGTGCCATTGAAACAACACGTAAAGTGACTGGCGTAAAAGGTGTTATCAACTCAATGGTTATTCGCTGA
- the trpA gene encoding tryptophan synthase subunit alpha, with amino-acid sequence MSRYQVCFEALAQKQQGAFVPFVTLGDPSPELSLQIIDALIEGGADALEIGIPFSDPLADGPTIQGANLRALNVGVTPTDCFALLTSVRKKHPNIPIGLLVYANLVFSNGIDNFYSKCEQAGVDSVLIGDVPLRESKEFREAAQRANISPIFICPPNADDELLQELAASGKGYTYLLSRAGVTGTDKRAEQSLTHLTDKLKTYKAPPALQGFGISEPKQVKEAIANGAAGAISGSAVVQIIEKNLHQPDVMLKALTTFVKEMKAATLA; translated from the coding sequence ATGAGCCGTTATCAAGTATGCTTTGAAGCATTAGCACAAAAACAGCAAGGCGCATTCGTTCCTTTTGTCACATTAGGTGATCCTTCTCCTGAGCTGTCATTACAAATTATTGATGCGTTAATTGAAGGTGGTGCAGATGCATTAGAGATTGGTATTCCATTTTCCGATCCTCTTGCTGATGGTCCTACTATTCAAGGCGCTAATTTACGGGCGCTGAATGTAGGTGTCACCCCCACGGATTGCTTTGCACTTTTAACAAGTGTACGTAAAAAACATCCTAATATTCCTATTGGCTTATTAGTGTATGCCAACCTTGTTTTTAGTAATGGCATTGATAATTTTTACAGTAAATGCGAACAAGCTGGCGTGGACTCTGTTTTAATTGGTGATGTACCTTTACGTGAATCAAAAGAGTTTCGTGAAGCAGCACAACGCGCCAATATCAGCCCTATTTTTATTTGCCCACCTAATGCTGATGATGAACTTTTACAAGAGTTGGCTGCATCAGGTAAAGGTTATACCTATTTACTATCAAGAGCAGGGGTAACTGGTACAGATAAACGCGCAGAACAATCACTAACACATCTTACTGATAAGCTAAAAACCTATAAGGCTCCCCCTGCATTACAAGGGTTTGGTATTTCAGAACCTAAACAAGTGAAAGAAGCGATTGCAAATGGCGCGGCTGGGGCTATTTCAGGCTCTGCCGTGGTTCAAATTATTGAGAAAAATCTTCATCAACCCGATGTGATGTTAAAAGCACTGACGACATTTGTGAAAGAGATGAAGGCAGCCACCCTCGCCTAA